The following coding sequences lie in one Candidatus Neptunochlamydia sp. REUL1 genomic window:
- a CDS encoding class I fructose-bisphosphate aldolase, translated as MDYAEIESLLGVKGKSLLEHSCNTLSKKELHLPGSDWVDRIFAGSDRSIRVLQNMQEIISHGRLAGTGYVSILPVDQGIEHTAGASFAPNPAYFDPENIIKLAIEGGCNAVATTLGVLGSVARKYAHKIPFVLKFNHNELMTYPNTYDQIPFASIDKAYDMGCRAVGATIYFGSPESDRQIVEVAQAFEHAHELGMVTILWCYLRNPAFKTDKEDYHNAADLTGQANHLGVTIEADIIKQKAPTCNGGFKTLKFGKQTDKMYTELSSDHPIDLTRYQVINNYMGRMGLINSGGASGENDLAVAVETAVVNKRAGGMGLISGRKAFQKPMKDGVKLLHAIQDVYLCDKITVA; from the coding sequence ATGGATTATGCAGAAATTGAATCTCTTCTTGGTGTTAAAGGAAAATCTCTTCTAGAGCATTCCTGTAACACCCTTTCTAAGAAAGAATTACACCTACCAGGCTCTGATTGGGTTGATCGAATTTTTGCTGGAAGTGATCGCTCCATCCGTGTACTCCAAAACATGCAAGAAATTATCTCTCATGGACGCCTTGCTGGTACAGGCTATGTCTCAATCCTTCCTGTGGACCAAGGAATCGAGCATACTGCAGGAGCCTCTTTTGCTCCGAACCCTGCTTACTTTGACCCTGAAAATATCATCAAGCTTGCAATAGAGGGGGGATGCAATGCTGTGGCAACGACTCTGGGTGTTTTAGGCTCTGTGGCTCGAAAATACGCTCACAAGATTCCATTCGTCTTGAAATTTAACCATAACGAGCTCATGACCTATCCCAATACCTATGATCAAATTCCATTTGCTTCGATTGACAAGGCTTACGATATGGGATGTCGCGCTGTTGGAGCAACAATTTACTTTGGGTCTCCTGAAAGTGATCGCCAAATTGTTGAAGTGGCACAGGCCTTCGAGCATGCCCACGAATTGGGAATGGTCACTATTCTTTGGTGCTACCTCCGCAATCCGGCTTTTAAAACTGATAAAGAGGATTATCACAATGCTGCTGATCTCACAGGGCAAGCAAATCATCTTGGAGTCACAATTGAAGCGGATATTATCAAGCAGAAGGCTCCTACCTGCAATGGAGGGTTTAAAACGCTTAAGTTCGGAAAGCAGACTGACAAAATGTATACCGAACTCTCTTCTGATCATCCTATAGACCTCACCCGTTATCAAGTAATCAATAATTACATGGGGCGCATGGGGCTTATCAATTCAGGTGGAGCTTCAGGGGAGAATGACCTTGCAGTAGCCGTTGAGACAGCTGTAGTGAATAAGCGCGCTGGCGGGATGGGACTTATCTCAGGACGTAAAGCCTTTCAAAAGCCCATGAAAGACGGTGTTAAGCTTCTTCATGCGATTCAAGATGTTTACCTTTGTGATAAAATCACCGTAGCCTAA
- a CDS encoding ABC transporter permease, with protein MKHKYFIRKFFLLILSLFIVATATFFLMQAAPGDPFMQEQAIPEEIMKSMYAHYGLDQPWYIQYVKYLKGLITLDLGPSFKYEGRTVNDIIREGFPVSFILGLEAITIALFSGVILGTFAAIKRSKWQDNLAMILAVVGISVPNFIMATFLQYLFSMRMDLLPVARWGSLAHSVLPALSLAALPTAFIARLTRANMVEVLEQDYVQTARSKGLSTQQVVFKHVLKNSLLPVLTYLGPLTSAILTGSFIVEKIFGIPGLGGWFVNSITNRDYTVIMGVTVFYSALLMLCVLVVDLMYTVIDPRICFKNKKAMEA; from the coding sequence ATGAAACACAAATATTTTATTCGAAAATTTTTCCTTTTAATTCTCTCCTTATTCATTGTAGCAACTGCGACCTTTTTTTTGATGCAAGCGGCTCCTGGTGATCCGTTTATGCAAGAGCAAGCAATTCCAGAAGAGATCATGAAAAGCATGTACGCTCACTATGGTTTGGACCAGCCTTGGTACATCCAATATGTTAAATATCTTAAGGGCCTTATCACGTTGGATCTCGGTCCCTCATTTAAATATGAAGGAAGAACAGTAAATGACATCATTCGAGAGGGTTTTCCAGTTTCTTTTATTTTAGGCCTTGAAGCGATCACAATAGCCCTTTTTTCGGGAGTAATTCTCGGAACATTTGCCGCTATAAAACGCTCAAAATGGCAGGATAATTTAGCAATGATCCTTGCCGTTGTGGGAATTTCCGTTCCTAACTTTATCATGGCAACTTTTTTGCAATATCTCTTTTCCATGAGAATGGATCTTCTTCCTGTCGCTCGTTGGGGCTCACTTGCTCACTCTGTCCTTCCAGCCTTATCCCTTGCTGCATTGCCTACTGCTTTTATAGCCCGATTAACAAGGGCAAATATGGTTGAGGTTTTGGAGCAGGATTATGTTCAAACTGCTCGATCAAAAGGACTCTCAACCCAACAGGTTGTTTTTAAACATGTTTTGAAAAATAGTCTCCTTCCTGTGCTCACCTATTTAGGCCCTCTGACCAGTGCAATTCTTACAGGGAGTTTCATCGTGGAAAAGATTTTTGGAATCCCTGGCCTAGGAGGATGGTTTGTAAACAGCATTACGAATCGAGATTATACAGTGATCATGGGTGTCACTGTTTTCTATAGCGCGCTGCTAATGCTATGTGTCTTAGTCGTAGACCTAATGTACACAGTGATAGATCCCCGAATATGTTTTAAGAATAAAAAAGCGATGGAAGCATGA
- a CDS encoding head GIN domain-containing protein, with translation MMILRILLLLSATFLSAHETTYSHEYDYIRELVFHGEGKMEIKQGSENHLEISADPALLRNIEISDQQGVLMIRPGDADFSTRFPGIINAKLTVKHLEKITLAGSAAVDVDELKGEHFVIVVDLEGAAFLEGNLHFDHLITNLYGSGQVSLQGKVKTQTIFLKGAGKYAAQNLKSEIVNVIIQGPGTAFVWVTDELNASIRGSGHVHYVNHPKPPKVLNEKIEGDGKVSPYTEGMKK, from the coding sequence ATGATGATACTAAGAATACTGCTCCTATTATCTGCAACATTTCTCTCAGCCCATGAAACCACCTATTCCCATGAATATGACTATATTAGAGAGCTCGTTTTCCACGGAGAAGGGAAAATGGAAATTAAGCAGGGATCTGAAAACCACTTAGAAATATCTGCAGATCCCGCCCTTCTAAGAAACATCGAGATTTCAGACCAACAAGGGGTTTTAATGATTCGCCCTGGTGATGCTGATTTTTCTACTAGATTTCCTGGGATTATTAATGCCAAATTGACTGTTAAGCATTTAGAAAAAATAACCCTTGCTGGAAGTGCAGCAGTCGATGTCGATGAACTTAAAGGAGAGCATTTTGTCATTGTTGTGGATCTAGAAGGAGCAGCCTTCCTAGAGGGAAATCTACATTTTGACCACTTGATTACAAATCTTTATGGAAGTGGTCAGGTATCGCTGCAAGGAAAAGTGAAAACTCAAACCATTTTCTTAAAAGGAGCGGGGAAATACGCTGCTCAAAATCTTAAATCTGAAATTGTCAATGTCATCATCCAAGGACCCGGAACCGCCTTTGTATGGGTAACTGATGAGTTAAATGCTTCTATTCGTGGGTCTGGGCATGTCCATTATGTTAATCACCCTAAACCTCCTAAAGTCCTCAATGAAAAAATTGAAGGAGACGGAAAGGTCTCACCCTATACCGAAGGGATGAAGAAATGA
- a CDS encoding alpha/beta hydrolase, with amino-acid sequence MTLHPTLKEIITVTKAANNPPLSRTPLAEIRKGPMKIRPLAGEPKPLAKVMNHIIHHEEGNLLVRLYYPKESTPLPVLLYFHPGGFVKGDIDAHDPTCRALADASGCLIASMNYPLSPENPFPKALNAAKVVLHWISSHPKEISSDGRIAIGGEDAGGNLAAVLTQEVRDEPYPDISFQVLIYPQTDLTCSSLSHLEYGSGYLLEKDSIEWYRKQYLDNDHDLTDPRISPLYSSNFSSLPPALILTAEYDPMRDEGESYAQKLKEKGVPVKLKRYKGMVHGFFQMAGLLDDAHLAIQEVGETLKAHFKLE; translated from the coding sequence ATGACATTACATCCAACTCTTAAAGAGATCATTACAGTGACAAAAGCGGCGAACAACCCTCCTCTTTCGCGCACACCTCTAGCTGAAATCCGAAAGGGACCCATGAAGATTCGTCCTCTTGCTGGTGAGCCTAAACCGCTTGCAAAAGTCATGAATCACATCATACATCATGAGGAAGGAAACCTACTTGTTCGTCTATACTATCCCAAAGAAAGCACCCCTCTCCCTGTTCTTCTTTATTTCCATCCCGGTGGGTTTGTCAAAGGAGATATTGACGCACATGATCCTACCTGCCGAGCCCTTGCAGATGCTAGCGGCTGTCTTATTGCCTCAATGAATTACCCTCTCTCTCCTGAAAACCCCTTTCCTAAAGCATTAAACGCCGCAAAAGTTGTTCTCCATTGGATTAGTTCCCACCCTAAAGAAATTTCCTCAGATGGAAGAATCGCAATTGGTGGAGAAGATGCCGGAGGAAACCTCGCTGCTGTCCTAACGCAAGAAGTACGCGACGAACCCTACCCAGACATTTCCTTCCAAGTTCTTATTTACCCTCAAACAGACTTAACATGCAGCAGCCTTTCCCATCTGGAATATGGATCAGGATACCTTCTTGAAAAAGACTCGATTGAATGGTACCGCAAGCAGTACCTTGATAATGATCATGATCTCACCGATCCCCGAATATCGCCCCTCTATTCTTCCAATTTCTCATCCCTGCCGCCAGCCCTAATCCTTACTGCTGAATACGATCCCATGCGCGATGAAGGGGAGTCTTATGCCCAAAAACTCAAAGAAAAGGGCGTTCCTGTAAAACTAAAAAGATATAAAGGGATGGTCCATGGCTTTTTTCAAATGGCCGGCCTCCTCGATGATGCTCACCTAGCCATTCAAGAGGTGGGTGAAACCCTAAAAGCCCACTTCAAGCTTGAATAA
- a CDS encoding adenylate/guanylate cyclase domain-containing protein, giving the protein MSTLLALFIIYGEASRLIFEEIRAKILSLTVNSEQLVDPKMVEEFIQSKGASNSSSYRALNNDLLEIRDINRRSDIFVEFVYLIKKYPDSDQYYFLMDIESEDVKKKSKYETLYPSRGEVPQGLSEPYVTAHIYSNEWGSWLSGYTPIYNSNGHELCILGIDVRTKEIFVELERLLLYGLIAFVVSVFVAVIFAYFLSKLVSSSLSVLCDTVKNIGKGDYSSRSPLLTRDEFNELSIAINQMAKGLEERERLKIGFTRYVSQYALEELLKLDKPITIEGERKKVTILFTDLRDFTKMAEELPPEDVLKLLNEYYQEMIEVIFNYGGTLDKFIGDGMMVEFGAPLEDKLQELHAVLAAVHMQLHLDRLSDKWERGGKKRFVMGVGIHTGLAVLGNIGSERRMEYTAIGDTVNVASHLERATKKIDKRIIVSNTVYGKVKDHFIFEDLKEVEIPGRKGNIQAYSLDPYAQKDLHRLEIIHDQHTLPEE; this is encoded by the coding sequence ATGAGTACTCTGCTTGCCCTCTTCATCATCTATGGAGAAGCCTCCCGCCTAATTTTCGAAGAAATTCGTGCGAAAATTTTATCTCTCACTGTTAATTCAGAACAACTTGTCGATCCTAAGATGGTGGAAGAATTCATCCAAAGTAAAGGAGCTTCGAATAGCTCCTCCTATCGAGCTCTCAACAATGACCTTCTTGAGATTCGAGATATTAATCGTCGCTCCGATATTTTTGTTGAGTTTGTCTATCTTATTAAAAAGTACCCAGACTCTGATCAGTATTACTTTCTGATGGACATTGAATCAGAAGACGTTAAGAAAAAAAGTAAGTATGAAACTCTCTATCCATCTAGAGGAGAAGTTCCTCAGGGCCTTTCAGAACCCTATGTCACAGCCCATATCTATTCAAATGAATGGGGAAGCTGGCTTTCAGGTTATACACCCATTTACAACTCTAATGGGCATGAACTATGCATTTTGGGGATCGACGTTCGCACAAAGGAGATCTTTGTTGAACTAGAAAGATTGCTCCTATACGGACTAATTGCTTTTGTGGTTTCTGTTTTTGTGGCGGTTATATTCGCCTATTTTCTCTCCAAGCTTGTCTCTTCATCCCTCTCTGTTCTTTGCGACACAGTCAAAAACATTGGAAAAGGGGATTATTCCTCTCGATCACCACTGCTTACTCGTGATGAATTTAATGAGCTCTCTATTGCAATCAACCAAATGGCAAAAGGTCTTGAAGAAAGAGAACGGCTGAAGATTGGATTTACTCGTTATGTTTCGCAATATGCTTTAGAGGAGCTTCTGAAGCTTGACAAGCCTATTACTATTGAGGGAGAGAGAAAGAAAGTCACGATTCTCTTTACCGATCTCAGAGATTTCACAAAAATGGCTGAAGAGCTTCCTCCAGAAGATGTCTTGAAACTTCTTAACGAATATTACCAGGAGATGATTGAAGTTATTTTCAACTATGGGGGAACCCTGGACAAATTTATTGGAGATGGAATGATGGTTGAATTTGGAGCGCCTCTTGAGGATAAGCTTCAAGAACTCCATGCTGTTCTTGCGGCAGTTCATATGCAGCTTCACTTAGATAGACTCTCAGATAAATGGGAAAGAGGTGGAAAGAAGCGATTTGTTATGGGGGTAGGGATTCATACAGGACTTGCAGTCTTGGGGAATATCGGTTCCGAGCGGAGGATGGAGTATACGGCCATCGGGGACACAGTCAATGTGGCTTCGCACCTGGAGCGAGCCACAAAAAAAATCGATAAACGCATTATTGTATCTAACACCGTTTATGGGAAGGTTAAAGACCACTTCATTTTTGAAGATCTAAAAGAGGTTGAGATTCCTGGAAGAAAAGGAAACATTCAAGCCTACTCACTCGATCCATACGCTCAAAAAGATCTTCATCGTCTTGAGATAATTCACGATCAACACACTCTTCCTGAAGAATAA
- a CDS encoding glutaredoxin family protein, which translates to MIDMDPALIDPPYFDEMQIDGDVKSIGSLVHIYDDVFAIAYKEHEIEKQGRKVNMEKPKLLLYTRSTCPYCKKVNAYLASVNKTVPSVDIGKNPDAAKTLVKIGGKKQVPCLVINGETLYESNEIINWFKNNPSKF; encoded by the coding sequence ATGATTGATATGGATCCAGCTTTGATAGATCCCCCTTATTTTGACGAAATGCAGATTGACGGAGATGTTAAGTCTATTGGTTCTCTAGTTCATATCTATGATGATGTGTTTGCTATTGCCTACAAGGAGCATGAAATAGAAAAACAGGGCAGAAAGGTGAATATGGAAAAACCGAAACTTCTTCTTTACACGCGATCGACGTGTCCTTACTGCAAAAAAGTCAACGCTTACCTAGCCTCGGTAAATAAAACGGTTCCTTCTGTGGACATTGGGAAAAACCCGGATGCTGCCAAGACACTGGTTAAGATCGGTGGAAAGAAGCAGGTCCCCTGTCTAGTGATCAACGGGGAAACCCTCTATGAGTCCAATGAAATCATTAATTGGTTCAAAAACAACCCGAGCAAGTTCTAA
- a CDS encoding YheT family hydrolase: MSKQSVFKPFPLCTGCHAQTIAASFLFASGSLPSLKRFVYLPDGEKIVMEISTPKKWKETDPTVVMVHGLCGSTESTYMLRIAKKLYREKIRAIRVNLRGCGGGRGHGSKLYHSGASDDIWDTLKEIKRDTPHSPINLMGFSLGGNVVLKTVGERGSEAKILIDKVISVNPPVDMQSSIELLSQNTFYERYFMAILREEVAYLHDTFEHLPPIRISTEMTLLEFNDLYIAPQSGHDNARDYYHACSSGRLIHNIAVNCHILFSLDDPIVDSSVVNFKEVPKNVNILITENGGHLGFLGIPGQKGGFHWMDSVLLQWLFEPTEDRE; this comes from the coding sequence ATGTCAAAACAGTCTGTATTCAAGCCATTTCCGCTTTGTACAGGCTGCCATGCTCAAACAATTGCAGCATCTTTTCTATTTGCTTCTGGGAGTTTGCCTTCCCTAAAACGTTTTGTCTATCTTCCCGATGGGGAAAAGATCGTCATGGAAATTTCTACACCTAAAAAGTGGAAAGAGACTGATCCTACGGTTGTTATGGTTCACGGCCTTTGCGGATCCACTGAATCTACATATATGCTGAGAATAGCAAAGAAACTCTACAGAGAAAAAATTCGGGCCATTAGAGTCAATCTTCGAGGGTGTGGAGGCGGACGTGGGCATGGAAGTAAGCTCTATCATTCTGGAGCAAGTGATGACATCTGGGACACATTAAAGGAGATCAAAAGAGATACACCTCATTCTCCTATCAACTTAATGGGATTCTCACTTGGAGGAAATGTCGTACTTAAGACGGTTGGAGAGCGTGGCAGTGAAGCTAAGATCCTTATTGACAAAGTGATCTCAGTTAATCCACCAGTAGATATGCAATCTAGCATAGAGCTTCTCTCACAAAACACCTTTTATGAGCGCTATTTTATGGCTATCCTAAGAGAGGAAGTTGCTTATCTCCATGATACTTTTGAGCATTTACCACCTATTAGAATATCAACCGAAATGACACTGCTAGAGTTTAATGATTTGTATATCGCTCCTCAGTCAGGGCATGATAATGCACGGGATTATTACCATGCTTGTAGCTCAGGAAGACTCATTCACAATATTGCTGTTAATTGCCATATCCTTTTTTCTCTTGATGATCCAATTGTCGATAGCAGTGTCGTTAATTTTAAAGAGGTTCCGAAGAATGTGAACATTCTTATCACTGAAAATGGAGGGCATTTAGGTTTTTTAGGCATTCCAGGTCAAAAAGGGGGATTCCACTGGATGGATTCTGTTCTCCTCCAATGGCTATTTGAACCGACTGAGGATCGGGAATAG
- a CDS encoding ABC transporter permease has translation MRESEVLISTPPLFSEAPPEKGISYWKDAWIRLRANRPAIFGLAILVIMIGCAIIVPFFSPHTYYETHLALKNNAPCASFWFGTDELGRDLFTRIWWGARISLFVGITAAVIDMAIGVFYGAFAGMVGGKLEEIMMRLTDILHSLPHLLIVILLMVIMKPGVTTILIALTITGWINMARIVRAQILQIKQNDFVMAAYMLGASRWRVLFRHLIPNSIGSIITTMTLTIPAAIFTEAFLSFLGLGVQAPIASWGTMASDGLSALRYYPWRLFFPAGFISITMLALNFLGDGIRDAFDPRLRT, from the coding sequence ATGAGGGAATCAGAAGTACTTATTTCAACCCCACCGCTATTTTCTGAAGCTCCCCCAGAAAAAGGAATCTCCTACTGGAAAGATGCCTGGATCCGTCTTCGAGCAAATCGCCCTGCAATTTTTGGTCTGGCCATCTTAGTCATTATGATTGGCTGTGCGATCATTGTCCCTTTTTTTAGTCCTCATACATATTATGAGACCCACCTCGCCCTTAAAAACAATGCCCCCTGCGCTTCTTTTTGGTTTGGAACCGATGAGCTTGGACGTGATCTCTTTACCAGAATCTGGTGGGGAGCTCGAATCTCTCTTTTTGTCGGAATTACCGCTGCAGTAATCGATATGGCTATTGGAGTTTTTTACGGCGCCTTTGCTGGAATGGTTGGAGGAAAGCTAGAAGAAATTATGATGCGCCTGACCGATATTCTGCACTCTCTTCCACACCTCCTTATCGTAATTCTATTAATGGTCATCATGAAACCTGGAGTCACAACGATATTAATAGCCCTTACAATCACTGGATGGATCAATATGGCTCGTATCGTGCGCGCACAAATCCTCCAAATAAAGCAAAACGACTTTGTGATGGCCGCCTATATGCTAGGAGCGAGCCGATGGAGGGTTCTCTTCCGCCACCTTATTCCCAACTCGATCGGCTCGATCATTACAACGATGACTCTCACCATCCCTGCTGCAATCTTTACCGAAGCTTTTTTAAGCTTTTTAGGGCTTGGAGTGCAAGCCCCAATAGCTAGCTGGGGAACAATGGCAAGCGATGGTCTTTCTGCACTTCGATACTATCCCTGGAGACTCTTTTTCCCTGCAGGGTTTATCAGTATTACAATGCTTGCCCTTAACTTCCTGGGCGACGGTATTCGAGATGCATTCGACCCGAGGCTTCGAACATGA
- a CDS encoding Hsp20/alpha crystallin family protein, producing MVTKKFPISSFFMDDDEFTLTPHAFGLSVFEEGDSITIEAALPGLLIENVEVTHAPGYLLIEAEKKEENQKRKYYRKACSSFSYRVPLPPAANLSIDPEMILEEGIMKITSKRRNKRGLR from the coding sequence ATGGTAACCAAAAAGTTTCCTATTAGCTCATTTTTTATGGATGATGATGAGTTTACCCTGACCCCTCACGCTTTTGGGCTAAGTGTGTTTGAGGAAGGGGACTCTATTACTATAGAGGCGGCTCTCCCAGGGCTTTTAATAGAAAATGTTGAAGTCACTCATGCTCCCGGATATCTTTTAATTGAAGCTGAAAAAAAAGAAGAAAATCAAAAAAGAAAATACTACAGGAAAGCCTGTAGTTCCTTTTCTTATCGAGTGCCCCTCCCCCCAGCAGCAAATCTATCAATAGACCCTGAAATGATTCTGGAAGAAGGAATTATGAAAATCACTTCCAAACGGAGAAATAAGAGGGGACTAAGATGA
- a CDS encoding PspC domain-containing protein, whose product MKRLYRDRWDKKIAGVCGGLGQLLSLDPTIVRLLLIIICIFTGVLPLLVLYIIAWMLIPLGPPIYIQFECKRLYRSVRDRKIGGICGGIAESLKIDATIVRIVMLFAMLLTGFFPLLIAYIIGTVIIPEKPEEQT is encoded by the coding sequence ATGAAGCGTTTATACCGAGACAGGTGGGATAAGAAGATTGCAGGAGTCTGCGGAGGCTTGGGGCAGCTTTTAAGCCTCGATCCAACAATTGTTCGACTATTGTTGATCATCATTTGTATCTTTACGGGGGTGCTCCCTCTCCTTGTCCTGTATATTATTGCCTGGATGCTTATCCCTCTTGGACCTCCCATATATATTCAATTTGAATGTAAACGCCTCTATCGCTCCGTTCGTGACCGAAAAATCGGTGGGATCTGTGGCGGAATCGCAGAAAGTTTAAAAATTGATGCGACAATTGTTCGAATTGTCATGCTTTTTGCAATGCTCCTAACAGGGTTCTTTCCCCTTCTTATTGCTTATATTATTGGAACAGTGATCATTCCTGAAAAGCCTGAAGAACAAACCTAA
- a CDS encoding acyloxyacyl hydrolase produces the protein MKKLLLLLLPLILIAADKPPIEDSKLLNIGTGVFNIVRNQKSVNFQLEYRSDYAFYRNSMLFFRPLVGVMATTRGSAYFYAGIAFDVFLFPQLVFTPSFAPGIYMKGGGMELGFPLEFRSSAELSYRFKNESRFGAMFYHMSNASIGFRNPGTECLVFFYSIPLP, from the coding sequence GTGAAAAAACTCCTCCTCCTACTTCTTCCTCTTATTCTAATTGCCGCTGACAAACCTCCAATTGAAGACTCCAAGCTCCTTAACATAGGTACTGGTGTGTTTAATATCGTTCGAAACCAAAAGAGCGTTAACTTTCAATTAGAGTATCGATCCGACTACGCTTTTTATCGCAATTCTATGCTTTTTTTTCGCCCCTTAGTAGGAGTTATGGCAACAACAAGGGGATCTGCATATTTTTATGCAGGAATTGCTTTTGATGTTTTCTTGTTTCCTCAACTTGTATTTACCCCAAGCTTTGCCCCTGGTATCTATATGAAGGGGGGAGGAATGGAGCTCGGGTTTCCTCTAGAGTTTCGTTCCTCAGCAGAGCTTTCCTATCGCTTCAAGAACGAATCTCGCTTTGGAGCAATGTTCTATCACATGTCAAATGCTAGCATAGGCTTCAGAAACCCTGGGACTGAATGTCTTGTGTTTTTTTACTCGATCCCGCTTCCGTAA
- a CDS encoding IS1/IS1595 family N-terminal zinc-binding domain-containing protein yields MNCCKKCRGQELVKNGHIRGQQRYKCKSCGYSFINLR; encoded by the coding sequence ATGAATTGTTGTAAAAAGTGCCGTGGACAAGAGCTGGTTAAAAATGGTCATATCAGAGGTCAACAACGCTATAAATGTAAAAGTTGTGGGTATAGTTTCATCAATTTAAGGTGA
- a CDS encoding RluA family pseudouridine synthase, with protein MTALLDRISLEFPDSSRSTLRKWLKGGRILVDGKKVKEPHAIIEEGAQISLKEKQKFLELDVEVLYEDRDLVVVNKPEGVLSVATAFQTEDTVHGVLKRAYPRAFPVHRLDRETSGVMVMALTEEAREGLKEQFHSHSIERKYVAIVRGKLEGSGTWQCRLLEDQNYFVRPHPKGAIAITHYRVLNTRGKTSAVEYTLETGKKNQIRAQSLAAGYPILGDQKYGDTASGRLHLHATHLAFTHPVTGKKMSFQAPPMFEV; from the coding sequence ATGACAGCACTGCTTGATAGAATTTCATTAGAATTCCCAGACAGCTCAAGGTCCACTCTTCGGAAATGGCTAAAGGGCGGACGTATCCTTGTCGATGGCAAGAAGGTAAAGGAACCTCATGCCATTATTGAGGAAGGGGCACAGATCTCTTTAAAAGAAAAACAAAAATTCTTGGAGTTAGATGTCGAAGTCCTCTATGAAGATCGAGATCTTGTTGTTGTAAATAAGCCAGAAGGAGTGCTCAGCGTTGCCACAGCATTCCAAACCGAAGATACTGTTCATGGTGTTCTTAAAAGAGCGTATCCACGTGCTTTTCCAGTCCACCGCCTCGATAGAGAAACTTCAGGCGTGATGGTAATGGCCCTAACGGAAGAAGCTCGAGAAGGGCTAAAGGAACAATTCCATTCTCATTCTATCGAAAGGAAATATGTTGCAATCGTTCGAGGAAAGCTCGAAGGGTCTGGAACATGGCAATGTCGCCTTCTTGAGGATCAAAATTACTTTGTTCGTCCTCACCCCAAAGGTGCGATTGCCATCACTCACTACAGGGTTCTCAATACTCGAGGAAAAACATCTGCTGTAGAATATACTTTGGAAACAGGTAAGAAGAATCAAATTAGAGCACAGTCCCTAGCGGCTGGCTATCCAATTCTTGGTGACCAAAAGTATGGCGATACGGCGAGTGGGCGCCTCCACCTCCATGCGACGCACTTGGCATTCACTCACCCTGTTACAGGGAAGAAAATGTCCTTTCAAGCGCCTCCAATGTTTGAAGTTTAA
- a CDS encoding DJ-1/PfpI family protein, which yields MKKIVALVHEIFEDLELMYPVIRIKEGGIKVVIAGEEEETVYHGKHGYPCKSTAAFRDINPSEFDGVLIPGGFAPDKFRRIQDSPLVIDGHLISSRTPKDLPIFGKAIVEALS from the coding sequence ATGAAAAAAATTGTTGCTCTCGTTCATGAAATTTTTGAGGATTTAGAGCTTATGTACCCTGTTATCAGAATCAAAGAAGGAGGAATTAAAGTCGTGATTGCAGGAGAAGAGGAAGAAACCGTTTACCATGGAAAGCATGGCTACCCTTGCAAAAGCACTGCGGCATTCCGTGATATTAATCCCTCAGAGTTTGATGGGGTCCTGATCCCTGGCGGGTTTGCCCCTGATAAATTCAGAAGGATTCAGGATAGTCCTTTGGTAATTGACGGACATCTCATAAGTTCCAGGACACCTAAGGATCTTCCTATCTTTGGAAAAGCAATTGTTGAGGCATTGTCGTGA